AAGTGAAGCCAGCACGTGAGATGATCTCAAACACAGCGACAAAAACCACAGCCCCTGCCTGCATTTCACCTCGGGCTACCGCGAGAAGATAGCGCCCCGCAACCCGGCCGCCTGACATAAAGTCAGCGACACTTTTCATATACTTCTGCGTGAAAGCGCCGATAAAAAAAACCAACGCCAATGGGGCGATAACAAAGATCCAATCTATAATATGCATAACTCATTTCGATATTCAAAATAGCTGAGCCACTTGGCAATTCACCAAGAATGCAGCAAGCTGCAACGTATTGAAATTGCACAAGGCATTTGCTTAGGATCAAGTATTTGATTCTGCATTAACTCTATAATTCGACACATGACTGAACACGCCGAAAAGACTTTTCTCATCCCATCTCAACCGTCCGACTTCCCTGGTCTCGTTGCGTACTGGGAATTCAATCAACCGGGTCACTCATGGCGCGCCATCCAGGGGGAACCTTATACACTGACCACCTCGGGCGAACCACTACAAATAACGAGGGATAAATCAGTTCCACTCGGAGGCTCTGCCATCGTCATCCCTGAAGGCACATGGCTGACTTGCCCACGATCCGAATGCCCCAAGCTAGATATTCATGGCGAAAATTGCCAGTTAACTGTAATCGCATGGTTGCGGCGAGAATCCACACAACATGGCGGTTGCGAGTTCATCGCGGGGCAGTGGAACGAAAGTCAATTAGGCCGCCAATATGGTTTATTTTTAAACATATCCGTATGGCGACAGCATCACCAGATTACAGGACACCTATCTAATGTGGGCGGTCCGACTCCCGGGTATAAATACTGTATCGACGGTGCAGTCGGACAATCCGCAGTCCCATGTGACGAATGGTCAGTTGTCGCAATGAGTTACGATGGTTCCCAAGGCTACGTCTGGCTGAATGGAGCCCTCGATGTCAGACCAGGATTGAACCCCTACAGTATGGCAGGAGGCTTACACGATGGTGGTTCCAGTGGTTCTGATTTCACAGTAGCCGGAGTCGACCGTAGCGGGTGTATGGGTAATTTTTTCAAAGGTCAGCTCGCGGGACTTGCGACCTATAACCGTGCCCTCACTCCCGCCGAGATTTACGCCTTATCGACATGCCACGAGCGAGGCTGCTAAGCAGCTCCCTTTAATTGAAACAATTTGACGGTGATTCCCTTATTAAGGAAATCACCGTCAGGAAAGAGGCACTCACTCCAAGTGAATAAATCAAATGCAGATGAGTACGCTACTCTTGCATGACTAGTATATCGTCAAACAATACAAACTTACCCCCTTTTAAGCCAATTTTACTAAAAGTAGTGAAACTAGAATCACGTGCACGTGATCGGATAACTCCATCAACCTTGACGACAAGCTCTCCACTGGAACCATCCAAGATAAACTCGAAATCGGCATACTCTCCACCAACGGCGACATGCCCACTCGAATATCTCTGAGACAGCGATTCGGAAGGAGATCTGTATTTGATTGGTGCCTCACTATCAAATTTAGTAATCGAAACATTCCCCTGACCTTTATACTGGTTTTCGCTCGAAGAGTCCCAATTGATTCCATAACCTTGATTGCCTGCATCATTTAAAATAATCAAGCCTCCACCACGGCCATACTTGGTGTGTAGCATCTTGAATTTGATCGATATGGGTTTTCGAGCGCTATCCAGCGTCTGCCCAACATTCGCAACAAAGAGAGAATCCCCGATTCCAGTGTGCTCTTGCTTCACGATTTTCTCCGTTTTGATAGTACGGCTAATCGCATGACCAATCCCCTTCCACTGATCCATGGAGTTCAGGTCATCCCAAAAAATACTCCCCTCAGGTGCAGGCTTTTCGGTCACATTCACCTGCTGAGCCTCCTGCCTTTTTTCGTAGTTAGGCACGGTGACCAACTTAGGGTGGCCCCAGTTGCCAGAAGAGTCTTTCGCTCTGATCCAAAATATGTGCAGCCCCGGAGTCTCGATCGTATGACGCGGCAGCTTGAGCAGGTAGCTGACTCGCGTCCCTTCAATGTTCGACATATAGGGCTCGGGACGGATTACCCGACGATCCTGAACATCCCCAAGTATCGAGATCGCGGCAATACGCTTCCCTTTTCCGGCAACTTCGATGCCTTCACTCGAAACCTTTTCGTAATCCACTGGAGTGTACAGGGCTGAAGTCCTGACTTGCCAACCATCCCAGACGCTGTGCCCGACATCATCGCTTCGATAGGCCGGCTGCAACTTGATCCTGTAATCGTGTTCCACTTTACCGACAGGCTCCGACACCTCGACCGGATTCTTCCTCGGTAATTTGATTGTCACACCACCGAATGGATCCAGTCGATCAAAAGCATAGACCACACCAATGACAGGATTATCCTGCCGCATTTCAGACGGAAAATTACTATCCGTTTTAAATCGGATACTGGGCTGCAGTATTTCAGAAGCATATCCAGCGGAAAAGTCTAATGCGTTCAGCACTTCAGAGCTTTCCCCCAATCCATCGTCATGCGTAAGCCCGCCCTGCAATTTCAGTC
The nucleotide sequence above comes from Coraliomargarita algicola. Encoded proteins:
- a CDS encoding LamG-like jellyroll fold domain-containing protein → MTEHAEKTFLIPSQPSDFPGLVAYWEFNQPGHSWRAIQGEPYTLTTSGEPLQITRDKSVPLGGSAIVIPEGTWLTCPRSECPKLDIHGENCQLTVIAWLRRESTQHGGCEFIAGQWNESQLGRQYGLFLNISVWRQHHQITGHLSNVGGPTPGYKYCIDGAVGQSAVPCDEWSVVAMSYDGSQGYVWLNGALDVRPGLNPYSMAGGLHDGGSSGSDFTVAGVDRSGCMGNFFKGQLAGLATYNRALTPAEIYALSTCHERGC